A genomic window from Emys orbicularis isolate rEmyOrb1 chromosome 24, rEmyOrb1.hap1, whole genome shotgun sequence includes:
- the MAU2 gene encoding MAU2 chromatid cohesion factor homolog, which translates to MAAVAAGGSGSAAGAAPQQQQPPPQQAAGGAAGSGSGEAGGGGAGAGAGSGGGAGPGGGGESWYLALLGLAEHFRTSSPPKVRLCVHCLQAVLPRKPPARMEARTHLQLGSVLYHHTRNGDQARGHLEKAWLISQQIPQFEDVKFEAASLLSELYCQENSVDAAKPLLRKAIQISQQTPYWHCRLLFQLAQLHTLEKDLVSACDLLGVGAEYARVVGSEYTRALFLLSKGMLLLMERKLQEVHPLLTLCGQIVENWQGNPIQKESLRVFFLVLQVTHYLDAGQVKSVKPCLKQLQQCIQTISTLHDDEILPSNPADLFHWLPKEHMCVLVYLVTVMHSMQAGYLEKAQKYTDKALMQLEKLKMLDCSPILSSFQVILLEHIIMCRLVTGHKATALQEISQVCQLCQQSPRLFSNHAAQLHTLLGLYCISVNCMDNAEAQFTTALRLTTHQELWAFIVTNLASVYIREGNRHQELYSLLERINPDHNFPVSSHCLRAAAFYIRGLFSFFQGRYNEAKRFLRETLKMSNAEDLNRLTACSLVLLGHIFYVLGNHRESNNMVVPAMQLASKIPDMSVQLWSSALLRDLNKACGNAMDAHEAAQMHQNFSQQLLQDHIEACSLPEHNLITWTDGPPPVQFQAQNGPTTSLASLL; encoded by the exons ATGGCGGCGGTAGCTGCGGGTGGTTCGGGCTCGGCGGCCGGGGCggcccctcagcagcagcagccgccgccgcagcaGGCGGCGGGGGGCGCGGCGGGCTCGGGCTCCGGGGAGGCCGGCGGGGGcggcgctggggccggggcgggctCGGGCGGCGGGGCCGGGCCCGGAGGCGGGGGCGAGTCGTGGTACCTGGCGCTGCTGGGCCTGGCCGAGCACTTCCGCACGTCGAGCCCGCCCAAGGTGCGGCTGTGCGTGCACTGCCTGCAGGCCGTGCTGCCCCGCAAGCCGCCGGCCCGCATGGAGGCCCGCACCCACCTGCAGCTGGGCTCCGTGCTCTACCACCACACGCGCAACGGGGACCAGGCCCGCGGGCACCTCGAGAAGGCG TGGTTGATATCACAACAA ATTCCACAGTTTGAAGATGTTAAATTCGAAGCAGCCAGCCTTCTGTCTGAACTGTACTGTCAAGAG aattcaGTTGATGCAGCAAAGCCTTTGTTGCGTAAAGCCATCCAGATTTCACAGCAGACTCCGTACTGGCACTGTAGACTACTTTTTCAGCTTGCC CAACTTCACACACTTGAAAAAGATTTGGTATCTGCATGTGACCTTCTAGGAGTTGGAGCAGAATATGCCCGGGTAGTAGGATCAGAATATACCAG ggCACTGTTTCTGCTAAGTAAAGGGATG CTTCTTCTAATGGAACGGAAACTGCAGGAAGTGCACCCACTCCTTACTTTGTGCGGACAGATAGTTGAAAACTGGCAAGGAAATCCCATCCAGAAAGAATCATTGCGTGTATTCTTCTTGGTGCTGCAGGTGACTCATTACCTGGATGCTGGGCAG GTGAAAAGTGTGAAACCAtgtctgaagcagctgcagcagtgcaTTCAGACCATATCGACTCTTCATGATGATGAAATTCTACCCAGCAACCCAGCAGATCTCTTTCACTGGCTGCCGAAGGAACACATGTGTGTGCTGGTCTACCTG GTGACAGTGATGCATTCCATGCAAGCAGGATACCTGGAGAAGGCACAAAAGTACACCGACAAAGCACTCATGCAGCTAGAAAAGCTAAAAA TGTTGGACTGCAGTCCTATTTTGTCATCTTTCCAAGTTATTTTGTTGGAACATATTATCATGTGTCGGCTTGTCACGGGGCACAAAGCTACAGCACTGCAGGAG atctcGCAAGTCTGTCAACTCTGCCAGCAATCTCCCAGACTGTTTTCTAATCATGCTGCGCAGCTACATACTCTCCTA GGGCTTTACTGCATTTCTGTTAATTGCATGGACAATGCAGAAGCACAGTTTACTACAGCATTGCGG CTCACCACACATCAGGAATTGTGGGCATTTATTGTGACAAACCTGGCCAGTGTGTACATCAGGGAAGGCAACAGACATCAAGAG CTTTACAGTTTATTGGAAAGGATAAATCCAGACCACAACTTCCCTGTAAG CTCTCACTGTCTCCGAGCAGCTGCTTTCTACATCCGAGGTCTGTTCTCCTTCTTCCAAGGAAGATACAATGaagcaaa ACGGTTTTTGCGAGAGACACTGAAAATGTCAAATGCAGAAGACTTGAACCGATTAACAGCATGTTCTCTTGTACTCCTGGGTCATATATTCTATGTGTTAGGGAATCACAGG GAAAGTAATAACATGGTGGTACCAGCCATGCAACTTGCTAGCAAGATCCCAGACATGTCTGTGCAACTATGGTCTTCAGCTCTGCTGCGAG ATCTGAACAAAGCCTGTGGAAACGCAATGGATGCTCATGAGGCTGCACAGATGCATCAGAACTTTTCACAGCAGCTTCTTCAGGACCATATTGAAGCTTGTAGTCTTCCAGAACACAACCTAATTACG TGGACAGATGGACCGCCTCCTGTACAGTTCCAGGCTCAGAATGGACCCACCACCAGCCTGGCCAGTCTCCTGTGA